The Diadema setosum chromosome 12, eeDiaSeto1, whole genome shotgun sequence genome has a segment encoding these proteins:
- the LOC140235729 gene encoding uncharacterized protein, with product MEIKFICCVFLVMLVAAPSITGATVHLSSPNITYGEGQTAYLRCSVTGVSNPSFKWYHWGYPRYPQYHVFSGGSKRYTSAHFYWDRYNVRESSSDGYSVLSITDLQMYNAGIYTCLVGNQHADITLKVERNSNMTLTVPSRVPANQPITVRCSTMAAIPVETLSWYLDGARVNKDVTSQSYITRFKKDYCIDCALTPDKLFRFPGKRNLENFQIPIMHLEKFSKVLPIRSTGHM from the exons ATGGAAATCAAATTTATTTGTTGTGTCTTCTTGGTCATGCTGGTAGCAGCACCAAGCATTACAG GTGCGACGGTTCACCTCAGTTCGCCAAACATCACGTACGGGGAAGGCCAGACGGCTTACTTGAGATGCAGCGTGACAGGAGTATCGAATCCTTCTTTCAAATGGTATCACTGGGGCTATCCCCGATATCCACAATACCATGTATTCAGCGGCGGCAGCAAACGGTACACCTCTGCCCATTTTTACTGGGATAGATACAACGTAAGAGAGAGCAGCTCCGATGGATACTCCGTTCTCAGCATTACAGATCTCCAGATGTACAATGCTGGTATCTACACCTGCCTTGTTGGAAATCAACATGCAGACATCACATTGAAAGTTGAAC ggaACTCGAATATGACGCTCACCGTGCCAAGTAGAGTCCCAGCCAATCAGCCAATCACAGTTCGCTGCTCCACCATGGCTGCAATTCCAGTCGAAACATTATCCTGGTATCTCGACGGCGCGCGGGTCAATAAAGACGTGACGTCACAGAGTTACATCACTCGCTTCAAGAAGGATTATTGTATAGACTGTGCGCTTACTCCCGATAAACTGTTCCGATTTCCGGGAAAACGAAACCTTGAAAACTTCCAGATACCAATAATGCATCTTGAAAAGTTTAGCAAAGTACTACCCATACGAAGCACAGGACATATGTAG